The genomic region TATTGAGTATGATCCTGATGATGATGTATGGAGTGGATTTTGTGCTGGTGTGCGGCATTCTGGTTTTTATAATGAATTTTATTCCCAATATTGGCAGCATCATCTCTACGGGTATTCCCATCCTGATCAGCTTCCTGCAGTCGGGATTGGATCTGAGAACCATTAGTTTTTCCATTCTGCTAATTGCTACAGAGATGCTGTTTGGAAACGTGTTGGAACCCAAAATCCAGGGTCAAAAAATGAATTTAAGCCCCATCATGGTACTGGTTTCCCTGATATTTTGGGGTTGGGTGTGGGGTATCGTGGGGATGGTATTGGCTGTTCCCATTACATCGGCGATCAATATCGTCTTGATTCAGATCGACGAGAAGAACCTGGTTTCTGCGGTAATCAGCGGATAAGAACTATTTGAACCCCAGCTCTTTCAGCGAATGAGGCTTTTTACGCCAGTTTTCATTCACCTTTACGAAGAGGTGGATCTCGGCGGGGAATTGTAAAAATTCACTGAGTTGAACTTCGGCATACTCGCGTATCTTCTTCAGATTTTGCCCTCCCTTTCCGATCAAAATGGGCTTTTGAGAACTTCTCTCGATCCAGATTACGGCATCCACCACTACTTTGGCAGGTAATTCCTGGAAACGCTCAATCAGCACGGCTGTAGCATAGGGGATTTCTTCTTCAAACTGGTGAAATATGGCTTCCCGGATCAGCTCTTTGGCAAAAAAACGAAGAGGAAGGTCTGAAAGCTGATCTTCATCATAAAAGGGAGCGTGAAAAGGCACATAAAAGCGGATATTATCGATGAGCTCTTCTATTCCATCTCCGGTGAGTGCAGACACAAAGAGGCACTTATCCACAGTATTGGGAAGGTTGCTCTTCAAGCTCTCCCGATCGATGTCCAGTTCCAAATCAGTCTTATTGAATACCGCCAGGACGGGACTCTTTACATTCTTCAGCAAGTCCAGTACTTGGAGATCGTAATCAGTAGGAAAGCCTTGCACTTGAGTAAGAAAGATCACTAAATCCACGTCTTTATAACTGTCGCTGATAATACGTGCCATGCGCTCCTGCATCTCATATCGGGGTATCAGGAAGCCGGGAGTATCGATGAAGATGATCTGGTGTTTATCTGTGTTCCAGATGCCTTTCACAGCATAACGTGTGGTTTGAGGTTTAGCAGAGGTGATGGAGAGCTTTTCGCCCAAAAGCCGGTTCATCAGGGTGGATTTTCCGGTGTTTGGTTTGCCGATGATGGCAACAAAACCGCTCTTGAAATCTGGGGCTATCTGGTTCATAAAATCTGGGGCGAGATTGCTCCCGCCCCCATTATCTAACTTGGTTTACAGAGTTGCAAACACTTCTTTGATGATCTGCACGCATTCGGCAAGCTGTTCTTTGGTGATGACCAAGGGAGGAGCAAGGCGAATGATGTGACGATGAGTAGGTTTGCACAGCAATCCCTTATCTTTCAATTTCAGGCATACATCCCAAGCTTCCACGCCGTCCCTGGGCTCTACTACGATGGCATTCAGCAGGCCACGACCGCGAACAATCTTGATCATGGGGTGATTCAGATTGCGCAGTTCTTCCCGGAAGTATTCTCCCAGTTCATAAGCGCGCTCTGCCAGCTTCTCTTCTTTCACTACTTCAAGAGCGGCTTTCGCCACGGCGCAGGCCAAGGGAAATCCGCCGAAAGTGGAGCCATGCTGTCCAGGTTTTATTTGCATCATTATCTCTTTGTCCGCCAAAACGGCTGAAACAGGCAAAACACCGCCGGATATGGCTTTGCCCAGGATCAATACGTCGGGACGTACATTCTCGTAATCGCAGGCCAAAAGCTTGCCGGTACGGGCAATGCCGGATTGGATCTCATCGGCGATGAACAGCACATTGTGTTCCTTGCAGATGTCGAAACAGGCTTTCAGATAACCTTCGTCCGGAACAAATACACCGGCTTCACCCTGAATAGGCTCCACGATGAATGCAGCTACATTCTTGCCGTGTTTTGCCAAATAGTCTTTCAGGGCTTTGGGATCGTTGTAAGCTACTCTCACGATACCTGGAGTGAAGGGACCAAAGCCTTCATAACAATCAGGATCCGATGAAGCGGTGATGATGGTCACGGTGCGACCATGGAAGTTGTTTTCGGCGAATACTATGATAGCGTTGTTGTTCTCTATGCCTTTTACATTGTAAGCCCATTTGCGGGCAAGTTTGATAGCGGTTTCAACGCCCTCGGCACCGCTGTTCATAGGTAAAACCATGTCGTAACCAAAGTATTCCGTAATGTACTTCTCATACTCTCCAAGCTTGTTATTGTAAAAAGCGCGGGATGTGAGAGTAAGCACTTGAGCCTGATCACACAAAGCTTTGATGATCTTGGGATGGCAGTGGCCCTGGTTTACGGCAGAATACGCTGAAAGGAAGTCGTAATAGCGGTTTCCTTCAGGATCCCACATAAATACTCCCTCTCCCTTTGCCAGAACTACGGGCAGCGGATGGTAGTTGTGCGCACCGTATTCTTCTTCCAGTTCCATCGCTCTGCGAGAACTAATACTACCATATTTAAGTTGATCTGACATGTTTCCTCCATGTTCTGTTTTGTTATTATCCAATACCTAAGCCCCTATCCTGGAATATGCTTAACTGTCAAGCCAAATCCTTAACTGCCTATAATAAAAGGCAATTAACATTGCATCAAAGTATTTGTGTGGATTGCGAATTTGCCACAAGAACCGGCTCAGGATCGGATATTACCGCTTCGTGGTGCTTGAGCTTCTTCAGGATGATGATCAACATGGTTGTGCTGAGAGTGGTAGC from Candidatus Cloacimonadota bacterium harbors:
- the era gene encoding GTPase Era, whose amino-acid sequence is MNQIAPDFKSGFVAIIGKPNTGKSTLMNRLLGEKLSITSAKPQTTRYAVKGIWNTDKHQIIFIDTPGFLIPRYEMQERMARIISDSYKDVDLVIFLTQVQGFPTDYDLQVLDLLKNVKSPVLAVFNKTDLELDIDRESLKSNLPNTVDKCLFVSALTGDGIEELIDNIRFYVPFHAPFYDEDQLSDLPLRFFAKELIREAIFHQFEEEIPYATAVLIERFQELPAKVVVDAVIWIERSSQKPILIGKGGQNLKKIREYAEVQLSEFLQFPAEIHLFVKVNENWRKKPHSLKELGFK
- the rocD gene encoding ornithine--oxo-acid transaminase, whose translation is MSDQLKYGSISSRRAMELEEEYGAHNYHPLPVVLAKGEGVFMWDPEGNRYYDFLSAYSAVNQGHCHPKIIKALCDQAQVLTLTSRAFYNNKLGEYEKYITEYFGYDMVLPMNSGAEGVETAIKLARKWAYNVKGIENNNAIIVFAENNFHGRTVTIITASSDPDCYEGFGPFTPGIVRVAYNDPKALKDYLAKHGKNVAAFIVEPIQGEAGVFVPDEGYLKACFDICKEHNVLFIADEIQSGIARTGKLLACDYENVRPDVLILGKAISGGVLPVSAVLADKEIMMQIKPGQHGSTFGGFPLACAVAKAALEVVKEEKLAERAYELGEYFREELRNLNHPMIKIVRGRGLLNAIVVEPRDGVEAWDVCLKLKDKGLLCKPTHRHIIRLAPPLVITKEQLAECVQIIKEVFATL